A genome region from Macrobrachium rosenbergii isolate ZJJX-2024 chromosome 42, ASM4041242v1, whole genome shotgun sequence includes the following:
- the LOC136828134 gene encoding facilitated trehalose transporter Tret1-2 homolog, protein MKTTNKMTEKTMAQVANGKVHEILPEGGEGEETDEGRQAVDEGGGGGGRSREERQDKILPQPTTEIPAQERIPLVVDDGASESSTNHLECKDKNTNAQPDASGQTCCLPKKCCGSPVFSPFCRQLANVLVACLAGLCVGTIHAFPAVSLPRWEEAGFVLTTAQTTWFASTPMVISVLTCWGSGIVVEYLGNRKCLMIGVVSLALSWIVIAIAESFWALLLGRILQGLTASVYMVIITVYPAEVSISCWRGVMTGISEAMVMLGAFLTYLAGISLQPSAIGILFILSLIPMLVAYYFLRDSPLWLARQDKDEEVASTLRCLRGPTIDITEELEQIKDSVATERIQKPSATEQLLLLRKMIYFKPVLLSVLVLLFKELTGQYAAMAYTVKIFKMAGSSLDPYWCAVVMGAARFLPCFTSWILIERLPRRLLICTCMTLASFALGTLGTFLFFWSKKTDGLPPSLGWIPLLCFLVFTLVFGSGIGPTCWTLVAELLPSRVRNVGAGIINTCFSLFLFLVGLSFPFMVEGMGIGLVFITYSACTLSGVVFVLVCLPETKGMSFTEIQTVLTGNKYKISDMA, encoded by the exons ATGAAAACTACGAACAAAATGACGGAAAAAACAATGGCGCAAGTGGCTAACGGGAAGGTGCACGAGATTCTACCTGAAGGAGGCGAAGGAGAGGAGACAGACGAAGGAAGACAAGCAGtggatgaaggaggaggaggaggaggaagaagtagagAAGAAAGACAAGACAAAATTCTTCCTCAACCGACGACGGAGATTCCTGCTCAGGAACGGATCCCTTTGGTAGTTGATGACGGTGCAAGCGAAAGTAGCACCAATCACCTCGAATGTAAAGATAAG aaTACAAATGCACAACCAGACGCCTCCGGTCAGACATGCTGTCTGCCGAAAAAGTGTTGTGGTAGCCCAGTCTTCAGCCCGTTCTGTAGGCAG ctaGCCAACGTTTTAGTAGCCTGCTTAGCAGGTCTGTGTGTGGGGACAATCCACGCCTTTCCTGCTGTCTCTCTGCCACGCTGGGAGGAAGCTGGTTTCGTTCTCACGACTGCCCAGACCACCTGGTTCG CATCAACACCAATGGTCATCAGCGTGCTTACGTGCTGGGGATCAGGCATCGTTGTGGAGTATCTAGGCAACAGAAAATGCTTAATGATAGGAGTGGTCTCCTTGGCGTTATCTTGGATCGTGATAGCTATAGCGGAGAGCTTTTGGGCGCTCCTACTCGGCAGAATCCTTCAGGGGTTGACAG CCTCCGTGTACATGGTAATCATCACTGTATACCCAGCGGAGGTCAGCATTTCCTGCTGGAGGGGCGTGATGACTGGAATCTCTGAAGCGATGGTCATGCTAGGGGCGTTTCTGACCTACTTAGCCGGGATCAGCCTACAGCCGTCGGCCATAGGCATCTTGTTCATCCTGAGCCTCATCCCAATGCTTGTTGCGTATTACTTCCTGAGGGACTCGCCCCTGTGGCTGGCGCGTCAGGACAAGGACGAAGAAGTTGCCTCCACCCTCAGGTGTCTCAGGGGCCCGACGATCGACATCACTGAGGAGCTGGAGCAGATCAAGGACTCGGTCGCAACGGAGAGGATACAGAAGCCAAGCGCCACCGAGCAACTCCTGCTGCTCAGGAAGATGATCTACTTCAAGCCTGTGCTGCTGTCAGTTCTGGTCTTGCTCTTCAAGGAACTCACCGGGCAATACGCAGCCATGGCTTACACGGTGAAGATCTTCAAGATGGCCGGGTCGTCTCTAGACCCGTACTGGTGCGCGGTCGTGATGGGCGCGGCCAGATTTCTCCCCTGCTTCACCAGCTGGATTCTCATCGAGAGGTTGCCCAGGCGGCTGTTGATCTGCACTTGCATGACGCTCGCTTCTTTCGCCCTGGGAACCCTGGGGacattcctcttcttctggtcTAAGAAGACAGACGGCCTTCCACCTTCCCTGGGGTGGATTCCCTTGCTGTGCTTCCTGGTGTTCACTCTGGTGTTCGGCTCTGGAATTGGGCCTACTTGCTGGACGCTAGTAGCTGAGCTGTTACCATCGCGTGTGAGGAACGTTGGTGCTGGAATAATCAACACCTGTTTCAGCCTCTTTCTATTCCTAGTTGGGCTCAGTTTTCCGTTCATGGTGGAGGGTATGGGCATAGGCCTAGTCTTCATCACCTATTCCGCCTGTACGCTCTCTGG